A single window of Streptomyces aquilus DNA harbors:
- a CDS encoding D-alanyl-D-alanine carboxypeptidase family protein — translation MSAPKKTTRRCLLVVSATLTSLALTAGPVLAAPGPSTSPSATPPAKMSTVGGARLGQAGTQVNLASGVPVLPKGLTARSWIVSDAESGEVLAAHNAHWRLAPASTLKMLFADTVLPKFPSTTEHKVVPSDLAGMGVGSSMVGIKEGEKYTVHDLWLGVFLRSGNDAVHVLSAMNGGVKHTVAEMNEHAEELQALDTHVVSPDGYDAEGQVSSAYDLTLFARSGLQKKDFREYCSTVSAKFPGETKKNKKGKKVRESFEIQNTNRLLSGTDSDVDVYPGIAGVKNGNTTNAGATFTGVAERGGKVLLVTVMNPAKNEHDEVYKETAKLFDWGFKAAGKVAPVGELVPPKSAAQPSAQPGATASGEAGGAVGGGGSSAKPVASATAASGSGGMGIALAITGGVLALLAAGAFLVNRRWPLPDLVRRRR, via the coding sequence GTGTCCGCACCCAAGAAGACCACCAGGCGATGCCTGCTGGTCGTTTCCGCCACCCTGACGTCCCTCGCGCTGACCGCGGGCCCCGTGCTCGCCGCGCCCGGCCCCTCGACGTCTCCCTCGGCCACCCCGCCCGCGAAGATGTCGACGGTCGGCGGCGCCCGGCTCGGGCAGGCCGGCACCCAGGTCAACCTGGCGAGCGGGGTGCCGGTGCTGCCCAAGGGCCTCACCGCGCGGTCGTGGATCGTCTCCGACGCCGAGTCCGGCGAGGTGCTCGCCGCGCACAACGCGCACTGGCGGCTGGCCCCGGCGAGCACCCTGAAGATGCTGTTCGCCGACACCGTCCTGCCGAAGTTCCCCAGCACCACCGAGCACAAGGTCGTCCCCTCCGACCTCGCCGGCATGGGCGTCGGCTCCAGCATGGTCGGCATAAAGGAGGGCGAGAAGTACACCGTCCACGACCTGTGGCTCGGTGTCTTCCTGCGCTCCGGCAACGACGCCGTGCACGTGCTGTCCGCGATGAACGGCGGCGTGAAGCACACGGTCGCGGAGATGAACGAGCACGCCGAGGAGCTTCAGGCCCTCGACACCCACGTGGTCAGCCCCGACGGCTACGACGCCGAGGGCCAGGTGTCGAGCGCGTACGACCTGACACTGTTCGCCCGCTCCGGGCTCCAGAAGAAGGACTTCCGCGAGTACTGCTCGACGGTCAGCGCGAAGTTCCCGGGCGAGACGAAGAAGAACAAGAAAGGCAAGAAGGTCCGCGAGTCCTTCGAGATCCAGAACACCAACCGGCTGCTGTCCGGCACCGACTCCGACGTCGACGTCTACCCGGGCATCGCGGGCGTCAAGAACGGCAACACCACCAACGCGGGCGCCACCTTCACCGGCGTCGCCGAACGGGGCGGCAAGGTGCTGCTCGTCACCGTCATGAACCCGGCGAAGAACGAGCACGACGAGGTCTACAAGGAGACCGCGAAGCTCTTCGACTGGGGCTTCAAGGCCGCCGGCAAGGTCGCCCCGGTGGGCGAGCTGGTCCCGCCGAAGAGCGCCGCGCAGCCGAGCGCCCAGCCGGGTGCCACGGCCTCCGGCGAGGCGGGCGGCGCGGTCGGTGGCGGCGGGTCCTCCGCCAAGCCGGTGGCGAGCGCCACGGCGGCCTCCGGCTCCGGCGGCATGGGCATCGCCCTCGCCATCACCGGCGGGGTGCTGGCGCTGCTGGCGGCGGGCGCGTTCCTGGTCAACCGCCGGTGGCCGCTGCCGGATCTCGTACGTCGTCGTCGCTGA
- a CDS encoding SCO4848 family membrane protein, translating into MKLSRPVSWFLLAFGVWSWVIWITFVKNLVKDGSGLAFDDAGDPTAYFWVHLTLAVVSFVLGTVVGLIGLRGVRALRQTS; encoded by the coding sequence ATGAAGCTCAGCCGCCCCGTCTCCTGGTTCCTGCTCGCCTTCGGGGTGTGGAGCTGGGTCATCTGGATCACTTTCGTCAAGAATCTCGTCAAGGACGGCAGCGGACTCGCGTTCGACGACGCGGGCGACCCGACCGCGTACTTCTGGGTGCACCTGACGCTCGCCGTCGTGTCCTTCGTATTGGGGACGGTCGTCGGCCTCATCGGGTTGCGCGGGGTGCGTGCTTTGCGCCAGACGTCATAG
- a CDS encoding metallophosphoesterase: MVIVFAVLALAVLVAANWYLWRRLFRDTTSGPGRGRRVGVAVVAGGWLLAIGALVGERTGAPFWLQQTLAWPGFLWLALSIYLLLGVVAGEVVRPLLRRFLERRDRRKAPVAAVAVPQPEPVPAGPAPEEPAEPASPRLLAAPSRRLFVSRVVGGAAAAAAVGTVGYGTYGVLRGPRVKRVTVPLAKLPRAAHGFRIAVVSDIHLGPVLGRGFAQKVVDTINSTQPDLVAVVGDLVDGSVKDLGPAAAPLSRLTAPAYFVTGNHEYFSGAEQWVEEVRRLGLLPLENARTELRHFDLAGVNDIAGESEGQGPDFGKALGDRDTTRACVLLAHQPVQIHDAVEHGVDLQLSGHTHGGQLWPGNLIAEAANPTVAGLERYGDTQLYVSRGAGAWGPPTRVGAPSDITVIELASRQA, translated from the coding sequence GTGGTCATCGTCTTCGCCGTGCTGGCCCTGGCCGTCCTGGTGGCCGCCAACTGGTACCTGTGGCGCCGTCTGTTCCGCGACACGACGAGCGGCCCGGGCCGGGGCCGGCGGGTCGGCGTGGCGGTCGTCGCCGGCGGCTGGCTGCTGGCGATCGGCGCCCTCGTGGGCGAGCGCACCGGAGCGCCCTTCTGGCTCCAGCAGACGCTGGCGTGGCCCGGTTTCCTGTGGCTGGCGCTGTCGATCTACCTGCTGCTGGGCGTGGTGGCGGGTGAGGTCGTACGACCTCTGCTGCGCCGCTTCCTGGAGCGACGGGACCGGCGGAAGGCGCCCGTCGCGGCCGTCGCCGTACCGCAACCGGAGCCCGTACCGGCGGGACCGGCCCCGGAAGAGCCCGCCGAGCCCGCGTCCCCCCGTCTCCTCGCCGCCCCCTCCCGGCGCCTGTTCGTCTCCCGCGTGGTCGGCGGAGCGGCCGCCGCGGCCGCGGTCGGAACCGTCGGTTACGGCACGTACGGCGTGCTGCGCGGGCCGCGGGTGAAGCGGGTCACCGTGCCGCTGGCCAAACTGCCGCGCGCGGCGCACGGGTTCAGGATCGCGGTGGTCAGCGACATCCACCTGGGCCCCGTGCTGGGCCGCGGCTTCGCGCAGAAGGTCGTCGACACGATCAACTCCACGCAGCCCGACCTGGTCGCGGTCGTCGGCGACCTGGTGGACGGCAGCGTGAAGGACCTCGGCCCGGCCGCCGCCCCGCTGTCGCGGCTGACGGCGCCGGCCTACTTCGTCACCGGCAACCACGAGTACTTCTCCGGCGCCGAGCAGTGGGTGGAGGAGGTGCGCCGGCTCGGACTGCTCCCCTTGGAGAACGCCCGTACGGAGCTGCGCCATTTCGATCTCGCCGGCGTCAACGACATCGCCGGCGAGAGCGAGGGCCAGGGCCCCGACTTCGGCAAGGCGCTCGGCGACCGTGACACCACGCGCGCGTGCGTGCTCCTTGCCCACCAGCCCGTGCAGATCCACGACGCCGTCGAGCACGGCGTCGACCTCCAGCTCTCCGGCCACACCCACGGCGGCCAGCTCTGGCCCGGCAACCTCATCGCCGAAGCCGCCAACCCGACCGTCGCGGGCCTGGAACGCTACGGCGACACCCAGCTCTACGTCAGCCGCGGCGCGGGCGCCTGGGGGCCGCCCACGCGCGTGGGCGCGCCCTCGGACATCACGGTGATCGAGCTGGCGTCCCGGCAGGCGTAG
- a CDS encoding ABC transporter substrate-binding protein, producing MRSVRIRILATLLVLAAVGVGGWQLMPSQEDKDKTIRVGTTDVVTSLDPAGAYDAGSWALFSNVFQSLLTFESGGATPVPDAAESCAFVGSDLKTYRCRLRKDLKFPSGRAMTAEDVKYSFDRVKKIKSDVGPVSLLDTLKSVTAQGLTVTFHLSSPDATFPFKVATGAGSIVDRDKYPADGLRKDNGVDGTGPYELQSYTKDKKVTLAPSSRYKGAVKDAGRPVELLYYKDADKLNAAWKARQIEVATRQLPPEVLAGLNPSDPSMRVSEADSSEVRNLYLNTRSSSPLHDTKVRQAMAWMIDRERLAATVYEGTVDPLYSLIPAGITGHTTAFFDAYAKQSTAKAKALLTEAGVTLPVKFTYGYATGRGAADKEAAELKKQLEAGGLFKVTLKPYEWTAFQKAWATGKLDAYAVGWVADFPDPDTYGGPLVGTDGTMNTGYSSSEVDKLIQASQQYADRADAAEDFRSMQDAIARDVPVIPLWQAKEYVVSSEDVGGGQYLSDGTGVFRLWRLNWI from the coding sequence ATGCGATCGGTTCGCATACGGATTCTCGCGACGCTGCTCGTGCTGGCGGCCGTGGGAGTGGGCGGCTGGCAGCTGATGCCGTCGCAGGAGGACAAGGACAAGACGATCAGGGTCGGTACGACGGACGTCGTCACGTCCCTCGATCCGGCCGGCGCCTATGACGCCGGGTCCTGGGCCCTGTTCAGCAATGTCTTCCAGTCGCTGCTGACCTTCGAGTCGGGCGGCGCCACGCCGGTGCCCGACGCGGCGGAGAGCTGTGCGTTCGTGGGCAGCGACCTCAAGACGTACCGCTGCCGACTGCGGAAGGACCTCAAGTTCCCGAGCGGGCGCGCGATGACCGCCGAGGACGTCAAGTACTCGTTCGACCGGGTCAAGAAGATCAAGTCGGACGTCGGCCCGGTCTCCCTGCTCGACACCCTCAAGTCGGTGACGGCCCAGGGTCTGACGGTCACCTTCCACCTCTCCTCCCCGGACGCCACCTTCCCGTTCAAGGTCGCCACCGGAGCCGGTTCGATCGTCGACCGCGACAAGTACCCCGCGGACGGCCTGCGCAAGGACAACGGCGTGGACGGCACCGGCCCGTACGAGTTGCAGTCGTATACGAAGGACAAGAAGGTCACCCTCGCGCCCAGCAGCCGCTACAAGGGCGCGGTGAAGGACGCCGGGCGCCCGGTCGAACTGCTCTACTACAAGGACGCCGACAAGCTGAACGCGGCCTGGAAGGCCCGGCAGATCGAGGTCGCCACCCGGCAGCTGCCGCCCGAGGTGCTCGCCGGGCTGAACCCCAGCGACCCCTCGATGCGCGTCTCCGAGGCCGACAGCTCCGAGGTCCGCAACCTCTACCTCAACACCCGCTCCTCCTCGCCGCTGCACGACACCAAGGTCCGGCAGGCCATGGCCTGGATGATCGACCGGGAGCGGCTGGCCGCCACGGTCTACGAGGGGACCGTCGACCCCCTCTACTCGCTGATCCCGGCGGGCATCACCGGCCACACCACGGCGTTCTTCGACGCCTACGCCAAGCAGAGCACCGCCAAGGCCAAGGCCCTGCTCACCGAGGCCGGGGTGACGCTGCCGGTGAAGTTCACCTACGGGTACGCCACCGGTCGCGGCGCCGCCGACAAGGAGGCCGCCGAGCTCAAGAAGCAGCTGGAGGCGGGCGGGCTGTTCAAGGTGACGCTCAAGCCGTACGAGTGGACCGCCTTCCAGAAGGCGTGGGCGACCGGCAAGCTCGACGCCTACGCGGTCGGCTGGGTCGCCGACTTCCCCGACCCGGACACCTACGGCGGACCGCTCGTCGGCACCGACGGCACCATGAACACCGGCTACAGCAGCAGCGAGGTCGACAAGCTGATCCAGGCCAGCCAGCAGTACGCCGACCGCGCCGACGCCGCGGAGGACTTCCGGTCGATGCAGGACGCCATCGCGCGCGATGTGCCGGTCATCCCGCTGTGGCAGGCCAAGGAATACGTCGTGAGCAGCGAGGACGTCGGCGGTGGCCAGTACCTCTCGGACGGCACCGGTGTCTTCCGGCTCTGGCGTCTGAACTGGATCTGA
- a CDS encoding ATP-binding protein has translation MLRRNSFRLPRHPASVGLARRRVRDHLADWGHGHDDPALADAVLLVSELATNVVRHGPLLEREFEVAVTALADGSCLIEVSDEGQLEPRLRLVGEWEESGRGLHLVENVAAAWGVWSRGRHGQTVWALVLAPT, from the coding sequence GTGTTGAGACGCAACTCCTTCCGGCTGCCCCGGCACCCGGCCTCCGTCGGTCTGGCGCGGCGCCGGGTCCGGGACCATCTGGCCGACTGGGGGCACGGCCATGACGACCCGGCCCTGGCGGACGCGGTGCTGCTGGTGTCCGAGCTGGCCACCAACGTCGTACGCCACGGGCCGCTCCTGGAGCGCGAGTTCGAGGTCGCGGTGACCGCCCTCGCCGACGGCTCCTGCCTCATAGAGGTCTCCGACGAGGGCCAACTGGAGCCGCGGCTGCGGCTGGTGGGGGAGTGGGAGGAGTCCGGGCGCGGACTGCACCTGGTGGAGAACGTCGCCGCCGCGTGGGGGGTGTGGAGCCGGGGACGGCACGGCCAGACGGTGTGGGCCCTGGTGCTGGCCCCCACATAG
- a CDS encoding sensor histidine kinase: MRLRRLGCKRGIHSLRAKLTLANVALLALGIVAATAVSVMGMRYYLLDQIDSDLAKSRETMSSSRLTMQMIDDLSTLAIVRERFLLQDDREARPDQILSVVDTRGDAISLGDFTPSALQKDLADAVDDPRALAADPEPHDIQVRGDSYRATATRLTDGTYILFATSTEAVHKGIGKAVRLDLAIGTLLLALLAVLTMFSVRRRMRPLEDMVETSSAIAEGDLTRRVPSSREATLEVEQLRTALNSMLHQVESAYRTREQSAAQLRRFVADASHELRTPLSAIRGYLQLYDQGMLQDPDERKRAWGRVMAEADRMGRLVDELLTLARLDQRPELRFRNVDLTRLVRDAAEDLRVQQPERPISVDADGALLVHADEAGLRQVLGNLVGNVRTHTPADVPVRLGVERAYGAVRLCVADDGPGLAEEDAARVFDRFFRAGRGAGSGLGLAIVQGVVQAHGGRVTVRTAPGEGLAVTVMLPSRT; this comes from the coding sequence ATGAGGCTCCGCAGGCTGGGCTGCAAACGCGGCATCCACTCGCTGCGCGCGAAGCTGACGCTGGCGAACGTGGCGCTGCTCGCGCTCGGCATCGTCGCGGCGACCGCGGTGAGCGTGATGGGCATGCGGTACTACCTGCTCGACCAGATCGACTCCGATCTCGCCAAGTCGCGGGAGACGATGAGCAGTTCACGCCTCACCATGCAGATGATCGACGACCTGAGCACCTTGGCGATCGTCCGGGAGCGGTTCCTGCTCCAGGACGACAGGGAGGCGCGTCCGGACCAGATCCTCAGCGTCGTCGACACGCGCGGCGACGCCATCTCCCTGGGCGACTTCACCCCGAGCGCCCTCCAGAAGGACCTCGCGGACGCGGTGGACGACCCGCGCGCGCTGGCCGCCGATCCCGAGCCGCACGACATCCAGGTGCGCGGGGATTCCTACCGGGCCACCGCCACCCGGCTCACCGACGGCACGTACATCCTGTTCGCCACCTCCACCGAGGCCGTCCACAAGGGCATCGGCAAAGCCGTCCGGCTCGACCTCGCCATCGGCACCCTGCTGCTGGCGCTGCTGGCCGTTCTCACCATGTTCAGCGTGCGGCGCCGGATGCGGCCGCTGGAGGACATGGTGGAGACGTCGTCGGCCATCGCCGAGGGTGACCTGACCCGGCGCGTCCCCTCCAGCCGGGAGGCCACCCTGGAGGTCGAGCAGCTGCGCACCGCCCTCAACTCGATGCTCCACCAGGTGGAGTCGGCCTACCGCACCCGCGAGCAGAGCGCCGCCCAGCTGCGCCGTTTCGTCGCCGACGCCTCCCACGAACTGCGCACGCCGCTGTCCGCGATACGCGGCTATCTCCAGCTGTACGACCAGGGGATGCTCCAGGACCCCGACGAGCGCAAACGCGCCTGGGGGCGGGTGATGGCCGAGGCCGACCGGATGGGGCGCCTGGTGGACGAACTGCTCACGCTGGCCCGCCTCGACCAGCGGCCCGAGCTGCGCTTCCGCAACGTCGACCTGACCCGGCTGGTGCGGGACGCGGCCGAGGACCTGCGGGTGCAGCAGCCGGAGCGGCCGATCAGCGTCGACGCCGACGGGGCGCTGCTGGTGCACGCCGACGAGGCGGGGCTCCGACAGGTCCTGGGCAACCTGGTGGGCAACGTCCGCACGCACACCCCGGCCGACGTGCCGGTGCGACTCGGGGTGGAGCGGGCCTACGGGGCCGTACGGCTGTGTGTGGCGGACGACGGTCCGGGCCTCGCCGAGGAGGACGCCGCTCGCGTCTTCGACCGGTTCTTCCGGGCCGGCAGGGGCGCTGGCAGCGGGCTCGGGCTGGCGATCGTGCAGGGGGTCGTGCAGGCGCACGGCGGCCGGGTGACGGTGCGGACGGCGCCGGGCGAGGGGCTGGCGGTGACGGTGATGCTGCCGTCGCGGACGTAG
- a CDS encoding response regulator transcription factor has protein sequence MTTAPGTVLVVEDEESIADVLAIALRYHRFEVMVAGTVREALALAERTRPDAALLDVMLPDGDGRALGRQLRAERPDLALVFLTARDSPAEVVGALGFGDDYITKPFNIDEVVARITAVLRRTRSADVLPQRPLLRYGDLELDETTYSVHRAGRSVELTPTEYALLRFLVRNGGRIVPKEQLLRHVWQYEHTPTESTVVETYISYLRRKLDTLGPPVITTRRGVGYGLA, from the coding sequence ATGACGACGGCTCCAGGCACCGTGCTGGTCGTGGAGGACGAGGAGAGCATCGCGGACGTCCTCGCCATCGCGCTGCGCTACCACCGGTTCGAGGTGATGGTCGCGGGCACCGTCCGCGAGGCCCTGGCGCTCGCCGAGCGCACCCGGCCCGACGCGGCGCTGCTCGACGTGATGCTGCCCGACGGCGACGGCCGCGCCCTCGGCAGGCAACTGCGCGCCGAGCGGCCCGACCTGGCGTTGGTGTTCCTCACCGCCCGCGACTCGCCCGCCGAGGTCGTCGGCGCCCTCGGCTTCGGCGACGACTACATCACCAAGCCGTTCAACATCGACGAGGTCGTCGCCCGGATCACCGCCGTCCTGCGCCGGACCCGCTCCGCCGACGTGCTGCCGCAGCGGCCGCTGCTGCGCTACGGCGACCTGGAGCTGGACGAGACGACGTATTCGGTGCACCGCGCGGGCCGCTCGGTCGAGCTCACCCCCACCGAGTACGCACTGCTGCGCTTCCTGGTGCGCAACGGCGGCCGGATCGTCCCCAAGGAGCAACTCCTGCGCCATGTCTGGCAGTACGAGCACACGCCGACCGAGTCGACCGTCGTGGAGACCTACATCAGCTATCTGCGGCGCAAGCTGGACACCCTGGGACCGCCGGTGATCACCACGCGGCGCGGCGTCGGATACGGACTGGCATGA
- a CDS encoding MMPL family transporter, whose translation MARWCYRHRLVVLFLWVGALFGLGFSASTAGTNYANVFSLPDTDSKSAYDLMEKAFPNTSGDTDTVVWKVDGGSVKDRAVQDRIEPALEKIAKMPGVGAVTSPYDTQGAAQISKDGKIAYAQLTFAKRANEVPKELVEDVVDTAQAAERDGLQVELGGQAIQRVQEPPQGLSEMVGIVAAAVVLFLAFGSLFAMLLPIAIAVFGVGMGLFSTQLLSHATDIPDIAPLLASLIGLGVGIDYALFIVTRHRRGILRGMDPEESAVTALNTSGRAVLFAGGTVCIALAGMLVTRLRFLDGVVVGTSLTVVLSVLAATTLLPALLGLLGPRVLSRRQRRKLAANGPEQEKASGLAARWSVNVQKRPRRIAALALVVMAVLAIPVLSLRLGATDQGNDDASTTTRKAYDLLAEGFGPGFNGPLQVVTDGGDTTALVKGLDSAPGVARVAALPPAKGVTVIQVVPTTSPQSKETDDLIDTLRDDVIPQAGAQAHVGGVTAVSKDFASVTGDRLPLFIATIIGLGFLLLLVAFRSLVVPLTAALMNLIAAAASFGVLVAVFQWGWGLEMLGLGKEGPINAFLPVIMLSLLFGLSMDYQVFLVSRMHEEWVHTKDNARAVRVGLAETSRVINSAALIMVCVFLAFVLSGDSGAAMAGVGLAAAVALDAFVLRTALVPAAMHLLGNSNWWLPGWLEKRLPHLAVEPKEDEPDPVAATPDGPASAVHGFVRDEDGAPVEGAAVTLLTRGGRQLDRVVSLADGSYIVSVPAPGTYLLAATAASYGSRAGHVVVGEGPLVYDVELADGEVDAVN comes from the coding sequence TTGGCACGATGGTGCTATCGGCATCGGCTGGTGGTCCTGTTCTTGTGGGTGGGGGCGTTGTTCGGTCTGGGCTTCTCGGCCTCGACGGCGGGCACGAACTACGCGAACGTCTTCTCCCTCCCGGACACGGACTCCAAGAGCGCGTACGACCTGATGGAGAAGGCCTTCCCGAACACCTCGGGCGACACCGACACCGTGGTGTGGAAGGTCGACGGGGGCTCGGTGAAGGACCGGGCGGTCCAGGACCGGATCGAGCCGGCCCTCGAAAAGATCGCGAAGATGCCCGGCGTCGGCGCGGTGACCAGCCCCTACGACACTCAAGGGGCCGCGCAGATCAGCAAGGACGGCAAGATCGCGTACGCGCAGCTGACCTTCGCCAAGCGCGCGAACGAGGTGCCCAAGGAGCTCGTCGAGGACGTCGTCGACACCGCGCAGGCTGCTGAACGGGACGGCCTTCAGGTCGAGTTGGGCGGTCAGGCCATCCAGCGGGTGCAGGAGCCGCCGCAGGGCCTGTCGGAGATGGTCGGCATCGTCGCGGCGGCCGTCGTGCTGTTCCTGGCCTTCGGCTCGCTCTTCGCGATGCTGCTGCCGATCGCGATCGCCGTGTTCGGCGTGGGCATGGGCCTGTTCTCCACCCAACTGCTCAGCCACGCCACCGACATCCCGGACATCGCCCCGCTGCTCGCCTCCCTGATCGGCCTCGGCGTCGGCATCGACTACGCCCTGTTCATCGTCACCCGGCACCGGCGCGGCATCCTGCGTGGCATGGACCCGGAGGAGTCGGCGGTCACCGCCCTCAACACCTCCGGCCGCGCGGTGCTGTTCGCGGGCGGCACGGTCTGTATCGCGCTCGCCGGCATGCTCGTGACGCGGCTGCGTTTCCTGGACGGCGTGGTCGTCGGCACCTCGCTGACGGTCGTCCTGAGCGTGCTGGCGGCCACCACGCTGCTGCCGGCCCTGCTCGGGCTGCTCGGCCCGCGCGTCCTCAGTCGCCGCCAGCGCCGGAAGCTGGCAGCGAACGGACCCGAGCAGGAGAAGGCGAGCGGCCTCGCCGCCCGCTGGTCGGTGAACGTCCAGAAGCGCCCCCGCAGGATCGCCGCGCTCGCCCTCGTCGTCATGGCCGTCCTCGCCATACCGGTCCTCTCGCTCCGCCTCGGCGCGACCGACCAGGGCAACGACGACGCCTCCACGACCACCAGGAAGGCCTACGACCTGCTCGCCGAGGGCTTCGGCCCGGGCTTCAACGGCCCGCTCCAGGTGGTCACCGACGGCGGGGACACGACCGCGCTGGTCAAGGGCCTCGATTCGGCCCCCGGTGTCGCCCGGGTCGCGGCGCTGCCGCCCGCGAAGGGCGTCACGGTGATCCAGGTCGTGCCGACGACGTCACCGCAGTCCAAGGAGACCGACGACCTGATCGACACCCTGCGGGACGACGTGATCCCGCAGGCGGGCGCCCAGGCCCACGTGGGCGGCGTGACCGCCGTCTCCAAGGACTTCGCGTCGGTCACCGGCGACCGCCTGCCGCTGTTCATCGCGACGATCATCGGCCTCGGCTTCCTGCTCCTGCTGGTCGCCTTTCGCTCCCTGGTCGTCCCGCTGACGGCCGCCCTGATGAACCTGATCGCCGCGGCGGCCTCCTTCGGTGTCCTCGTGGCGGTCTTCCAGTGGGGCTGGGGCCTGGAGATGCTGGGCCTCGGCAAGGAGGGCCCGATCAACGCCTTCCTGCCGGTCATCATGCTGTCGCTGCTCTTCGGCCTCTCCATGGACTACCAGGTGTTCCTGGTGAGCCGGATGCACGAGGAGTGGGTCCACACCAAGGACAACGCGCGCGCGGTGCGGGTCGGTCTGGCGGAGACCAGCCGGGTCATCAACAGCGCGGCCCTGATCATGGTCTGTGTGTTCCTCGCCTTCGTCCTGAGCGGCGACTCGGGCGCGGCGATGGCGGGTGTCGGGCTGGCGGCCGCGGTGGCCCTGGACGCGTTCGTCCTGCGTACGGCGCTGGTGCCGGCCGCGATGCATCTGCTCGGGAACTCCAACTGGTGGCTGCCGGGGTGGCTGGAGAAGCGGCTGCCGCACCTCGCGGTGGAGCCCAAGGAGGACGAGCCCGACCCGGTGGCGGCGACCCCGGACGGCCCGGCTTCGGCCGTCCACGGCTTCGTCCGCGACGAGGACGGCGCGCCCGTCGAGGGCGCGGCGGTCACGCTGCTCACGCGCGGCGGCCGCCAGCTGGACCGGGTGGTGTCGCTGGCCGACGGCTCCTACATCGTGTCGGTCCCGGCGCCGGGGACGTATCTCCTGGCGGCGACGGCGGCTTCGTACGGCTCACGCGCGGGGCACGTCGTCGTCGGGGAAGGACCGCTGGTGTACGACGTGGAGCTGGCCGACGGTGAGGTCGACGCCGTCAACTGA
- a CDS encoding TetR/AcrR family transcriptional regulator: MPAKNVENAEDDDGAAPSSKSEQTRALILETAMRLFQERGYDKTTMRAIAKEAGVSVGNAYYYFEGKEHLIQGFYDRIAAEHQVAVREVLARETDLEARLAGVLRAWLDIATPYHEFAVQFFKNAADPDSPLSPFSEESEHARVEAISVHRQVLAGTRTKVPEELRDVLPELMWLSQMGLVLYWIFDRTPGRERSYRLAERGARLTARGVALARFRVLRPLVREVHELFTDFLPGMTKMMPDPGRRPE, from the coding sequence GTGCCCGCGAAGAACGTAGAGAACGCAGAAGACGACGACGGCGCCGCGCCGTCCAGCAAGTCCGAGCAGACCCGTGCCCTCATCCTGGAGACCGCCATGCGGCTGTTCCAGGAGCGCGGCTACGACAAGACGACCATGCGGGCCATCGCCAAGGAGGCCGGGGTCTCCGTCGGCAACGCGTACTACTACTTCGAGGGCAAGGAACACCTGATCCAGGGCTTCTACGACCGGATCGCCGCCGAGCACCAGGTGGCGGTCCGGGAGGTCCTGGCGCGGGAGACCGACCTGGAGGCGCGGCTGGCGGGCGTGCTGCGGGCGTGGCTGGACATCGCCACGCCGTACCACGAGTTCGCGGTGCAGTTCTTCAAGAACGCCGCCGACCCCGACAGCCCGCTCAGCCCGTTCTCCGAGGAGTCGGAGCACGCGCGCGTGGAGGCGATCTCCGTCCACCGCCAGGTGCTCGCCGGGACGAGGACCAAGGTGCCCGAGGAACTGCGGGACGTGCTGCCCGAGCTGATGTGGCTGTCCCAGATGGGGCTCGTGCTGTACTGGATCTTCGACCGGACGCCGGGGCGGGAGCGGAGTTACCGGCTCGCCGAGCGCGGGGCCCGGCTCACCGCGCGCGGGGTCGCGCTGGCCCGGTTCCGGGTGCTGCGGCCGCTCGTGCGGGAGGTGCACGAGCTGTTCACGGACTTCCTGCCGGGGATGACGAAGATGATGCCCGACCCCGGCAGGAGGCCCGAGTAG
- a CDS encoding VOC family protein — MSDDESYELLGFDNVLLPVGDLGEAVGFYERAGFTVGFRLDEAGIAGLKVGGEMPGILLRQEEAVGHRPPPWPSPRVWLEVPDARVAARTLRGAGIALLDEPFSVATGWTVEVADPWGNVLGFTDYTKRPELGRRS, encoded by the coding sequence ATGTCAGATGACGAGTCGTACGAACTGCTCGGTTTCGACAACGTGCTGCTGCCCGTCGGCGATCTCGGCGAGGCCGTCGGGTTCTATGAACGCGCGGGGTTCACGGTGGGGTTCCGGCTCGACGAGGCCGGGATCGCGGGGCTCAAGGTCGGCGGGGAGATGCCCGGGATCCTGCTCCGGCAGGAGGAGGCGGTGGGGCACCGTCCGCCGCCGTGGCCGTCCCCGCGCGTGTGGCTGGAGGTGCCGGACGCGCGCGTGGCCGCGCGCACGCTGCGCGGCGCCGGGATCGCGCTGCTGGACGAGCCGTTCTCCGTGGCCACCGGCTGGACCGTGGAGGTCGCCGACCCCTGGGGCAACGTCCTCGGGTTCACCGACTACACCAAGCGTCCGGAGCTCGGTCGCAGGTCGTGA